A genome region from Brassica oleracea var. oleracea cultivar TO1000 chromosome C2, BOL, whole genome shotgun sequence includes the following:
- the LOC106322482 gene encoding uncharacterized protein LOC106322482, with amino-acid sequence MGSFRRRTFSYDKLPTGPIRLSVLKLDGTSFDVNVTSSATVRDLKLAIETAFSHVPKKGPSKISWSHVWGHFCLCYGGQKLVTDTECIGSYGMKDGDEVRFKNHVSGNAVLSKGYSRKSKQNNLERVGPKNEAEEVNRVEEIDHGSWDDLEKGSLVRYEDGDMEASPEDNRTSLTTVHGCCFAFGLKELLGFGNDKSYYSLRDTWRDD; translated from the exons ATGGGAAGCTTTCGTCGCCGGACTTTTTCATACGATAAACTTCCCACCGGACCCATTAGGCTCTCCGTTCTCAAACTAGATGGCACGTCCTTTG ATGTTAACGTAACGAGCTCCGCGACCGTTAGGGATCTCAAGCTTGCTATAGAGACGGCCTTCAGCCACGTCCCCAAGAAAGGACCATCCAAGATCTCATG GTCACACGTGTGGGGACATTTCTGCTTGTGTTATGGGGGTCAGAAGCTAGTCACCGATACGGAGTGCATCGGAAGTTATGGCATGAAGGACGGTGATGAG GTAAGATTCAAGAACCATGTGTCTGGCAATGCCGTATTGAGCAAGGGATACTCTAGGAAATCCAAACAAAATAATTT AGAGAGGGTAGGACCAAAAAATGAAGCTGAAGAAGTGAATAGAGTGGAGGAGATAGATCACGGCTCTTGGGATGATCTTGAGAAAGGAAGCTTAGTGAGGTACGAGGATGGTGACATGGAAGCTTCTCCAGAAGACAACAGGACTAGTCTAACAACTGTCCATGGTTGCTGCTTTGCTTTTGGTCTGAAGGAGCTTCTTGGGTTTGGCAATGACAAAAGCTATTACTCTTTGAGAGATACTTGGAGAGACGACTGA